In Nicotiana tabacum cultivar K326 chromosome 19, ASM71507v2, whole genome shotgun sequence, one DNA window encodes the following:
- the LOC142173537 gene encoding uncharacterized protein LOC142173537, with protein sequence MPLEISVIDMKKEDKMTNNEYHDLEWDYDPYTVYVGEHRILTLFSECYQTTTKWFQDLQKSTANNKHGCLLVGVCADRNPDLTHWDIDTRRYPNPEKTPYHLLQLCIGSHCFLYRLPHPHYEHIPKALIAFFANPRVIAVGMNMRAVMKRLEDDHDIKFANPVDLNVLAVKGMKRDDLDLGRYDLDRLAKTVLGKHWDVIRPDERVQWFSRWRSHWWNDTLDLKKVEYATVDPYLCFMIGSELLDMLDDKWYPKEFKKYLLKNKKQKKRGKTKKKF encoded by the coding sequence atgcctcTGGAAATCTCTGTGATTGACATGAAGAAGGAAGACAAAATGACGAACAACGAGTACCACGACCTTGAGTGGGACTACGATCCTTACACTGTCTACGTCGGTGAGCACAGAATCCTCACTCTCTTCTCTGAGTGCTACCAAACCACCACCAAATGGTTCCAGGACCTCCAGAAGTCCACTGCTAACAACAAGCACGGTTGCCTTCTCGTCGGAGTCTGCGCCGACCGCAATCCGGATCTCACGCACTGGGACATCGACACTCGTCGTTATCCGAATCCCGAGAAAACTCCTTACCACCTCCTCCAGCTTTGCATCGGTTCTCACTGCTTCCTTTACCGCCTCCCGCACCCTCACTACGAGCATATCCCTAAGGCTCTTATAGCTTTCTTCGCTAACCCTAGGGTTATTGCTGTTGGAATGAACATGCGCGCTGTTATGAAGAGGCTTGAGGATGACCACGACATCAAGTTTGCTAACCCTGTGGACCTCAATGTTTTAGCCGTGAAAGGTATGAAGAGAGATGATTTGGATCTAGGCCGTTATGACCTAGATCGTCTAGCTAAGACCGTTCTCGGGAAACACTGGGACGTGATCAGGCCTGATGAAAGGGTTCAATGGTTCTCCCGCTGGAGAAGTCACTGGTGGAATGATACGCTTGATCTGAAGAAGGTGGAATACGCTACTGTGGATCCCTATCTGTGTTTCATGATTGGTTCTGAACTTTTGGATATGTTGGATGATAAGTGGTATCCGAAGGAGTTTAAGAAGTACCTGCTGAAGAATAAGAAACAGAAGAAGAGGGGTAAGACGAAGAAGAAATTCTGA